The genomic interval TTCGAAAAAATATGAAGTTGGACTATCGCCGGCCTCGATCCGAAATATAATGTCGGACCTCGAAGATCTCGGCTATCTCAATCATCCTCATACATCGGCCGGAAGAGTCCCGACCGATATGGGCTACCGTGTTTATGTAGATTCATTGATGGATCCGCCTAAACTCGGATCGGATGCCAGAAGTATGGTGGATAGTAATCTGAGTCAGGCTGCATCGGAAACAGAAGATCTTTTAAGGATAACATCATCTATATTGAGTAATCTTACGAACCAGCTGGCTCTTGTAACTTATCCGAAATTTGAGCAGGCGATTCTGGAAAGAATTCAAATTGTACAGCTTTCTTCCATCCGGATTCTCGTTGTTGTAACAGTTCAGTCCGGACTTATAAGAACCATAACTCTTGAGATTAATGCAGAGGTTAATGAAAATAATATTGCCGTAGTTCAGCAACTCCTGAACGAAAAGCTTTCGGGTTTACGTTTTTCGGAAATAAGATCTACATTGAATGACAGGATCAAAGATTTTAATAGTGATTCCGTAAAACCGATTATCAGGGTGTTTGTTGATTCAGTAGATAAAATCTTTAATGATATCGGTAGCGAAAAGACGATTATTTCCGGCGCGAAAAATATACTTTCTCAGCCTGAGTTCGAAGATCACGAACAGTTTCAGAGCGTTATTGAACTGATTGAGAATAAAGATGTTATAATTCATATTCTCGATAAAAAATTAACCGACAGTACCGATCTCAATATCACGATCGGCAAAGAAAACCAGGATGAAAAGTTTTCGGATTATAGTTTAATTACAAAGGAATACAAAGTAGGTGAATTAAAAGGTACGCTTGGAATTATGGGTCCGAAAAGAATGGACTATTCCAGGATTATTGCCGCTGTAGTTTATATAGCAGAACAATTAACACGCGAATTAACAAAACAAAGATAGGCGTCATGAAGAAAAAGAAAGATGTTAATGAAGAATTAAACGGTCAACCGGATGAAATGGAATCGAATCAAGAATTTAAACAGGAGATAAACGAAGAAGATACTTCAATAGAAATTGAAGGAAAACCTGCAGCCGATGATAAATCGGAAGACCTGAAGACGGCAATTCAGAAAATTTCGGAACTTGAAGATAAAGTAAAACAACTTCAGGATTCGCTCCTGAGAAAAGCTGCCGAGTTTGAAAATTATAAAAGAAGGACAGAAAATGATCAGCTCAACCTGCTTAAATATGCAGCAGAGCCGATAATAAAAAATATTCTGATAGTGTATGACGATATGGAAAGATCTATTAGCCATATAAACGACAATAACAATTTTGATTCTCTTAAGAAAGGAATGGAGCTTGTATTCGAAAAGTTTACCAAAATTCTGAATTCGCAGGGTGTAAAAAAGATTGATGCAATGGGAAAACCTTTCGACGTCAATTTTCACGAAGCTTTAATGCAGCAGCCTGTCAACTCCGCCCCTCCCAATACTGTAATTCAGATTGTTGAAGAGGGCTATATGTATAAAGACAAAGTAATTCGTCATTCAAAAGTAATTGTAAGTTCGGAGGCTGAAGATCAGGCTCAAAATAACTCCGGTTCTAATAAGACCGCCGGAACAGATTCCAATCTCGAAGGATAAAGACTAAATGGCAAAAAAAGATTATTATGAAATTCTGGGTGTATCCAAATCGGCTTCGCAGGATGAATTAAAAAAAGCCTACAGAAAACTTGCAATGCAGTACCATCCGGATAGGAATCCCGGAAATAAAGAAGCCGAAGAAAAATTCAAAGAAGCAGCCGAAGCTTACGAGGTCCTCAGCAATGATGAGAAAAGAGCAAAGTACGACCGTTACGGACACAGCGGTTTAAGAGGCGGTCAGGATTTCCATAGTTACCAGAATGTAAATGATATCTTCAGTCATTTCTCCGACATATTCGGTGGTGCGTTCGGCGGTTCTTCTATTTTCGACGATTTCTTCGGCGGTTCTGCTCAAAGAGGAAAACAGAAACAATCCGGTACTCCGGGCGCAGATCTTAAAATAACTTTAAAACTTACTCTTGAAGAAGTTGCCACCGGAACCACCAAAAAAGTAAAAATAAAAAAGTTTAACAAGTGCGACGAATGCAGCGGTACCGGCGCTAAATCGTCCGGTAGTTTCAAAACATGTGCATCGTGTAACGGTACAGGTGAAATAAGGCAGGTTTCCAGATCAATATTCGGTCAGTTCGTAAACATTGCCCCCTGCAATAATTGTAATGGAACCGGAAAAATCATTTCCGATCCATGCGTTAAATGTTCGGGTGACGGCCGTGTTCATTCCGAATCCACAATTAAAATCAATGTTCCGGCTGGCGTTTTCGATGGAAGCTATATGACACTCCGCTCCGAAGGGAATGCCGGAAAAAACGGTGGACCTTCAGGAGATATTATTGTTGTATTCGAAGAGATTCAGCATGAGCATTTCCTCCGCGACGGCGATAATATTATTTACGAACTTAATATCAGTTATCCCGAAGCTGTTATGGGTACAGAAGTTGAAGTACCTACTTTAAACGGAAAAGCGAAACTAAAAATTGACCCCGGAACACAATCGGGCAAGTTTCTCAAAATGAGGGAGAAAGGAATTCAGCACCTGAATAAACACGGTGCAGGTGATCAGCTTGTTAAGATCAATATTCATGTTCCTAAAAATGTAACTTCAAAAGAGAAGGAACTCTTGAAGGAGCTTCAGAAACTTTCGAACATTAAACCGGGCAGATAAATTGTTCAGTTCTCTCTGATTTCGATTTTCAGTTTGTCCTGAGATTCATTAAGTCTACTTATATATGGGGGAAAAGTAGATGAAAATTATTACCAGAGTATCCCGCAAATTTGGTTTTACCGAGACAGAATCCAGAATAATTTTTTTCCTTTTAGTTACTCTGTTCGCCGGAATTATTATCCACCTTATAAAAAGTGAAACAGAGAACCCATTTCTTTTAGAGTTCGATTATTCAAATGAGGATAGCAGGTTCTATCATGATGAAAATCCTTTAAATGTTGGCGATAGTACTGAAAAATTTACTGAAAAAAGGGTTGAATCTAAGTCTGAACTTTCAGATTTTAGAACCGAGAAAAAAGAAGGAAACAAGGGTATTGCCTCCTTCTCTCCGTTAAATAAACTCGATATTAACGGCGCAGGGACCGATCAGTTCACATCATTGCCCGGTATCGGATTAAAAACGGCTCAGAATATTGTCGACTATAGAATTAAAAACGGAAGATTCAAAAGTATCGACGAATTGCTCTTTGTTAAAGGTATTGGTAAATCGAAATTCGAGAAAATTAAAAATCTTATTTCAGTTAATTAAGAATTTATAAACCTCTGGAGGAAAAAAATGTCAAAAGGTGAACCCTGGTATGTTCATTTTATTATGTATGCTGTTATTGCAGTCCTTGTTTTTGTATTAATAAAAGTTGCATACCTTGATCCGAATGAAGTGATTGAACAAGAAAAATATTTCAAGCAGGAATCCAGACTCAGAATGTCGAATCTCCGTGCCGCCGAAAGACTGTGGCAGGATAAGTTCGGAAAATTCACTGACAATATGGACAGCTTAATTACATTTATTAAGACTGATGCCGGTGTTAAGAAAGTAATGGAGGGCGTGGATACTGTTACTAAAAAATCAACTAATCCGTTTGTCAATTTATCCTCCGGACTCTTTACACCCGACTCTCTGTTATTCAGTCCTAAATCCGGCCAGAAATTCCTTCTTCAGGTTGATACTTCTGAAGTTGCCGATACTGTGATTGATAGACGCGGCAGAATTCTTAAGATCGATAGAATGAGAACAATTGGTCAGAGATATTTCATCAGCTGCCCGGACGGATTCGGAACCATTGGAGATCTGAGAAGTGATGCTATGAAAAATACTGCATCATGGGAATAAAATAAAAACTTGAATGCCATTATTTCATAATCATGTTGGAATAAACTTAACTGAAACTAAATTACAGCTCGTTGAAATAAGTTATAAAGAAAATCTCTTTTGCCTGGAGAATATTGATCAGCTGGTATTTAAAGATTCTTTAAATCCATCAATGCAGGATTCAGATCTGATTAGAATTCTCCAGGACTCCTTAAACAGAATCACCCGCAAAAAACTTATCACATCAAATTTTATCTCGTTTACTCTGCCGAACAATTTTTTTAAAATTTTCGAAATTCCTTACGACGATACACTTACAAGAAAGGACCTTATTGATCATATCCGCTGGGAGCTTTCTGTCTCTTTTCCGATGTACGACGGAAAGGATTTCCTGATCCAGTACGTCGAAGTAAATAAGTCGTTTGTCCGGCCGGAAAACAAATTAATCGTATTTGCGGTAAGCAAGGATATTGTAGCGGCTATTAACAATTTCTGTAAACAGAACAAATTTGAACTGAAATATGTAGATAACGCACACCTCGCATCAAATGCATTTCTCCACCTCGATAAAACGATTTCCAGGGAGAGGATAACATTCAGTTTTTATATCGATCAGCATTTTTCTTCTCTTGCTGTCTTCGAAGGACTATTTCCGTTTTATTTCAAAATTTTTAATCAGAACGGTGCGGATTTTTTCGAACAGTTAAAAAGTGTTCTGGAAACTTTATCGGATATAAATATCGGTCCGGAAAATATAAGCAGGGTTACTATGTGCGGACAGACTGTTACTTCGGAATTTGCAGAAAATATTTCGAAAGCAATCGGTAAACCTTTAGTGCGAATTAATCCGTTTGAATTCCTCAGGGTTGATGAAAGCATTAAAATCAACCCTCTCTTTTCAACACAATTTAATTCATTTACGGCAGCAACCGGAATAGCCATAAGAATTGTCTGATGAGAATAATAGGCGGTATTTATAAAGGAAGAACGGTCAGGTTTCCAAAATCCAAACTGGTTAGGCCTACAACCGACAAGACAAAAGAATCGATCTTTAATTATTTGATTCACACTATCGACTTTGAAGGAATCCTCGTATGCGATTTATATGCCGGGTCCGGTTCGCTTGGGCTCGAAGCCCTGAGCAGAGGAGCATCGCAGGTACATTTTGTTGAGAAGGATTTCAGTGTCTCGCGTGTCTTGAAAGAGAATATTACGTCACTTAATGCCGACGACTTGTGTAAAGTATTTAAAATGGACGCAGTAAAATTCACTAAAATTGAAGATCATGCACAATATAATCTTATACTGGCTGATCCTCCTTTTTTTAAAGACGATATTCATAAAGTAGTAGAGAATATTCTTTCGGGAGATTTCCTGGAGGAGGGCGGTTTAATGATTGTTGAAAGATCGGTTCAGACCAAAGAAAATGATATTGAAAATTTTAAATGCGAGCCGTTCAAAAAACTTGGGGATAGCCTGATTTATCGATTCGTGAGGTAATTAAAAATCGGTTGGTTTTTAAGTTAAAGGGAATTATTTTTTAATCAAAAGAAATTGGAGCCGTTACAATGGCAAAAGTAATTTACCCGGGCACATTCGATCCTGTTACAAACGGTCATATCGACATTATTAAACGGGCAGTTGAATTATTCGAAGAAGTGATTGTTACGGTTGCTAAAAATCCTTCCAAGACCTGCCTCTTCACGGTAGAGGAGAGGGTGGAAATGCTGAGGGAAAGTTTGAAAGGATTCGACAGGGTAAAGATCGACTGGTTTGACGGATTGGTAGTAGAACACGCAAGGCGTTCCGGAGCTATCGGAATTATAAGAGGGCTTCGCGCGGTAAGTGATTTTGAATACGAATTCCAGATGGCCCTGATGAACCGCAAACTCGCCGATGATATTACTACCATCCTGTTGATGCCCCATGCTCGTTACACATATCTGAATTCGACTATTGTAAGGAATCTATCTCAATTCCACGGAAACGTTGCCGAGTTTGTCCCCCCGATTGTTAATGCCAAGTTAAAAGCAAAGTTCAATACAAAATAAAACCCCGCTAGTGCGGGGCTTTATCAATTTTTGTCGATAAGATTTACTCTTCCGATTACATTTCCTTTTCAGCGGTTAGAATTCTGCCTTCCTGGAACTGTCCGGTCAGTTTATGCTCCCTGCTTATGTAGATTACACCCGCTTCATCGTGAGATTTACCAATTTTAGAATGGAAGGATTTCAATCCGCCTAGATATTTTCTTTTATCACTTACATAAACAAGGTCGCCTTCTTCGGCTTCCATTTTCTTCAAATCTGTCAGGGAGAGGCTGACGTAATCTTCATCATCATTCCTCAATTTCCAGTTTACACTTACAATTTCTCCCTCGCGTTCATTTATTTTACCACCCTTGAAAATTTCTTTAGCCCTGTGGAGTGACCAGGCGGTTAGTCCGTCTGTATGAACAGCGGGATCAAAGTGAATGTAATACTGTGCGGTAAGAGAAACCAGGACTGTCATAATAAATGTAGTAGCGAGCAGCAGATACATTCCGCCGATGTTGAACCAAACCATTATCAAGGAGCCGACGATAACTGCAAAGAAAACTTTCATAAGGTTATTATGTGAATCGAGTTTCTTCAGTCTATTTACAATTCTCTTCTGCCAGCTGAATGTAAGGGTTATAACAACTGCTACAGCAACGCAGACAAAAGTATTATATAATGCGCTTATATACGTATAAGGATGAACAGGATCGAGCGGTGTTCCATGTGCGAAAGGAGTGATCAGAATTCCGGGGTATCTTGCCCCAAGAATCATTAAAGAAGATCCGCCTAAAAATGTTGCAAGAACTCCTGCCGGTGTAAATTTCCTCCAGAAAATCCCGAGGAATATAGCAGTTACAAGCGGAGGAGTTAAAGTTGAATGAAAATATCCGTGAGCCTCATAAACCGTTGGATACTGGCTGAACGGTATAGTTGCCAGAACGCCTATTGCAGTAATTACAACAGAGGCAATCCTTGCCGCACCCAGTTCCTGTTTGGCCTCCTCCTCTGCCGATTTAACTTTTTTCTTAAAATACTTTTTAAGCGGATGATGGACATCATTCATATAAACTGCGGCAATTGCGTTAATCAATGAATCAACTGTCGATAATAATGTTGCTGTCAGTGCTGCAATTACAAATCCGAATACTCCTTGGGATGCAATTATATGAGTAACTGCTATAAACACTTCATCCGGATTAACATTCGGACTCAATTCTGAAGAGATCATTCCCGCCATTGCTTTACCAATCCAACCTGCATTACCGACAACAATTGCTGATAAAGGAAGCATAAACAAAACATTAAATACTGCGGCCTTTCTACCTTCATCAACACTTTTTGCGGACATAAATCTCATTATTAAACCCATGTTCATAAAAAGGAATCCGACCGAACCGGCAACGCCATCCTGCCAGAATATTCCAACGAAATTAAAATCCGGCGGTGTATTGAAATCTGCTAACGGTAACCTCCACTCTACCGGAAGTAAATGCCAGAAGGATTCAAACCCGCCCACATAATTAACACCCATCAGGAAGATCAGGAACCCGGCAAATAGTAGGATCAAACCTTGTAATAGATCTGTGAAAATAACTGCCGTCTGTCCGCCGAATGTTGTATATGTACCAGTAATAATAGCAATAGTAATTATTACACCCATAAGCGATACCGGTATTGATAAACCGAGCAGATTAATCTCAGCAGGTAATAGCGGTGTGAATACTTTACCTAGAGTAAGTAATCCAATTCCCAGATATCCTATCAGATAGAGAAGCTGGAAGACGGTTGCAATTCTCCTGACGGAAGGGCTGAATCTTTTTTCAAAATATTCGGGAATTGAACGGATCTTGGTATATACGACTATCGGAAGCCAGCCGAATAAAAAGAACGGTACGAAAAACCAATCGTTCATATATGTCATTGTTGATGATATCCCGTGCTCAAAACCCTTAGCGGAATATTTAACAAAACTATGACTTCCAACTCCGGTCGCAACAATTGAAACGGTGATTAACCACCACGCGAATCGTCTGCCTCCAAAAAAGAAATCTGTTGTTGTTCTGTTGTATTTTGCAAAGTAGCTTCCAAAAAGCATTATACCGAAGAAGTAAACAAACATTACTATCCAGTCGGTAGCGCTTCCTAAACCGTGTAATGATTCCATATATTATTTCACCAGTAGATTGCAGCTATTATTAAAATGGCATGAATTATCATAAAGTAAAAGAAACCGAAGTAAAGTACTTTTCTCCACCGTCGGTTCTTTTTCAATCGAAGATCCAGACTGTTACTTTTATGAATTATATACATCCCAGTAAAGAATATAATTCCTCCGCAGACGTATAGATAGATGAAAGGTAACCATGAATGACTAAAAGATGGCATACAAATTCCATTTTTTTGGTTTCTAAGTTAGTCTTGATGACTTTTATTCGCAAATAAAATCGGTTCAATTCTTAATAGCGGTGAAACTGTCGCTTTTATAAGAGTTGAAACGGTTTAATCGTGTAAATTAGACTGCCGGTTAAAAGAAAATACGGATTGCATTTGAGCCCTCTTGTATCTAAATTAAGCGCCTAAATTTTCATTTTTTCTTAATTGGAGGTCGTATTATATGGCTATGATGGCCAAGATGAGGAGTTTAGCTCCCTGGTTCATTCTGCTTGTTGGTGGATTATTTGTATTGTTTATGGTTATTTCAGATTCAGGTGTTCTCGATTTCGTCCAGCAGCAAAAACAGTATATCGGTTCTATTAACGGCGAGGATATTACTTATCAGGAATATTCAAACCTTATTGAACGAGCCAGACAAAACCAGGAACAGGCAACAGGTCAGGCAATCGATGAATCGCAGATGGATTTCTTCCGCGACCAGGTATGGGATGCCCTTATTACCCAGAAAATGATTGACGAGAAGGTAAAGGAATTCGGTATTGTGGTAACCGATGAAGAAATAAAAAATGAATTGATGGGACCCAATCCGCCTGCCATGCTCAGACAACAGTTTACCGATTCAACCGGGAATTTCAATCGCCAGCTTTACGAACAGGCAATGCGCGATCCAAGAAATAAAGAAATTGTAATTGCCGTTGAAGATCAGATCCGTCAGCAGTTTATTCAGCAGAAACTTCAGAACTATCTCTTTGCTTCAATTACGGTAAGCGACGAAGAAGCTAAAGACCGCTTTATGCAGCAGAATATTAAAATGAAAGCCGATTATATTATGATTGATCCCAATACTATTCCACAGGATCAGTATACGGTTACAGACTCAGACATTAAGAAATATTATGATGAGAATATTGATAATTATAAAATTGAGCCATCGAGAAAAATTAAATATGTTCTTTTCAGACGCCAGGCCTCGCGCGATGATTCCGTTGGCGTTAAAAAGAATCTTGAAGCTATCGTATCAAAACTGAAAGCCGATACTGCTTCATTTAAATCCTACGTCGATATTTATTCTGAACAGCCGTATTCGAAAGATACTATCTCATTGTCCTCATTACCGGCTGAGGCAAAAGACGCATTAACAAAAGCCAGTAAAGGAGATATTGTTGGACCGGTCTCCTCATTCGAAGGATATATTGTTTACCGTTATATAGATAAAATAAAATCGAAACAGGAATCCGTAAGAGCTTCCCATATTCTCGTACGGACTACTGGAAACGATAGCGAAGATCAAAAGAAAGCAAACGGCATTTATAATGAAATTATGAAAGGCGCTAATTTCGAAGCTACCGCAAAGGCAAAATCTGACGACGGAAGCGGAAGCAACGGCGGTGACCTCGGATGGGCCTCAAGAGGACAGTGGGTTAAAGAGTTTGAAGAAGCCGCATTCAACGGAAAGATCGGTGTGGTTCAGAAACCTGTTAAATCCGTGTTCGGTTATCATATTATCAAAGTAACCGGAAGATCTAATGAGGATTTTGTAGTTGAAAAAATTGTTAATAAAGTTCAGATCTCTGCTACAACCAATGATAATCTTTTTCAGAACGCATCGGATTTTGCTTATGTTGCAGCCGATAACGGTTTTGAAGCCGAAGCAAAGATTCTGAACTATAACGTGATTGAGACTCCTCCTTTTACAAGTGAAACGATGGCTATTCCCGGAGTTGGTATCAATCAGGCCCTTGTTAAATGGGCGTTTGATAACAACGTCGGCAGCGTAAGTGAAGTTTTCCGTGTTGCATCCGGTTATGTTGTTGCCACAGTATCAGAGGTTATTAAAGCCGGCTTTAAGAAATTCGATGATGTAAAAAGTCTGATTAAAAATGATGTCATGCGCGAGAAGAGCTTTATTAAAGCTTCCGAGCTGATCACCCAGATCCGTAAGAGTATCGGCGATGGCGGCGATCCTCAGGTTGCTAAAAATATCTGGTATGCTGCAAAGGTAGATACTACTGGAGAGTTTACTTTAATGGGAAACATTAACGGTATCGGAAGGGAAATTGCTCTCGCTGAATATGCCGGCAAAGCTGAATTCAACAAATGGTCCCAGCCTGTTAAAGGAAATATTGGAGTTTACCTGATCAACCTTAGATCGCGTACTAGCTTCGACAAGTCCCAGTTCGATGCCCAGAAACAGGTTCTTAGAAAAAACATTTTGGATCAGAAAAGAAATAATTACTTCAACATATGGCTGCAGGATTTAAAGAAAGAAGCCGATATCGTTGATAACAGATACCTCTTTTTCCGCTGATTAAAATTTAGCAGCCTTGAAAGGTGCACTAATCTTTCAAGGCTGTATTCCTTTTTTTACACTTTGATTTTCCCCTCTATTTTCTATATTGCCTGTGCCATTTATGAAACAGCTAATCTTTCATATAATCATTTTAATTCTCCTTTTTTCGGAGACCTCTTTTTCCCAGTATAACGGAAAGAAATTCAGTCTGTCTGCCGGATTCAATTACATTACAACTTCAAAGCTCTATTTGCAGCCGAATTCAGCCGACCCGTTCTTCAGATCCACTCACGATGTCCTGGAGGATATTTACAGCGTCTCATTCGAATTCAGGTACAAAGTTTTAGATGAATTGATAATCGGTATCGGTACGGAATATTTATCCAAAACTCATAACAACGGAAATTTTTTCCTTGCAGGAAACAGGATCGAAATAGAGGACGGTTACACTGTTATCCCTATCGAACTAAGCGGATATTATCTGGTTCCGTTTTCTACAGAGGACTTTAAATTTTTTATGGGAGGAGGCGCCGGCATTTATC from Melioribacteraceae bacterium carries:
- the hrcA gene encoding heat-inducible transcriptional repressor HrcA codes for the protein MSGYHLNEREKAILRFIIHQFILTANPVGSRNISKKYEVGLSPASIRNIMSDLEDLGYLNHPHTSAGRVPTDMGYRVYVDSLMDPPKLGSDARSMVDSNLSQAASETEDLLRITSSILSNLTNQLALVTYPKFEQAILERIQIVQLSSIRILVVVTVQSGLIRTITLEINAEVNENNIAVVQQLLNEKLSGLRFSEIRSTLNDRIKDFNSDSVKPIIRVFVDSVDKIFNDIGSEKTIISGAKNILSQPEFEDHEQFQSVIELIENKDVIIHILDKKLTDSTDLNITIGKENQDEKFSDYSLITKEYKVGELKGTLGIMGPKRMDYSRIIAAVVYIAEQLTRELTKQR
- the grpE gene encoding nucleotide exchange factor GrpE: MKKKKDVNEELNGQPDEMESNQEFKQEINEEDTSIEIEGKPAADDKSEDLKTAIQKISELEDKVKQLQDSLLRKAAEFENYKRRTENDQLNLLKYAAEPIIKNILIVYDDMERSISHINDNNNFDSLKKGMELVFEKFTKILNSQGVKKIDAMGKPFDVNFHEALMQQPVNSAPPNTVIQIVEEGYMYKDKVIRHSKVIVSSEAEDQAQNNSGSNKTAGTDSNLEG
- the dnaJ gene encoding molecular chaperone DnaJ; this translates as MAKKDYYEILGVSKSASQDELKKAYRKLAMQYHPDRNPGNKEAEEKFKEAAEAYEVLSNDEKRAKYDRYGHSGLRGGQDFHSYQNVNDIFSHFSDIFGGAFGGSSIFDDFFGGSAQRGKQKQSGTPGADLKITLKLTLEEVATGTTKKVKIKKFNKCDECSGTGAKSSGSFKTCASCNGTGEIRQVSRSIFGQFVNIAPCNNCNGTGKIISDPCVKCSGDGRVHSESTIKINVPAGVFDGSYMTLRSEGNAGKNGGPSGDIIVVFEEIQHEHFLRDGDNIIYELNISYPEAVMGTEVEVPTLNGKAKLKIDPGTQSGKFLKMREKGIQHLNKHGAGDQLVKINIHVPKNVTSKEKELLKELQKLSNIKPGR
- a CDS encoding ComEA family DNA-binding protein; the protein is MKIITRVSRKFGFTETESRIIFFLLVTLFAGIIIHLIKSETENPFLLEFDYSNEDSRFYHDENPLNVGDSTEKFTEKRVESKSELSDFRTEKKEGNKGIASFSPLNKLDINGAGTDQFTSLPGIGLKTAQNIVDYRIKNGRFKSIDELLFVKGIGKSKFEKIKNLISVN
- the rsmD gene encoding 16S rRNA (guanine(966)-N(2))-methyltransferase RsmD, whose translation is MRIIGGIYKGRTVRFPKSKLVRPTTDKTKESIFNYLIHTIDFEGILVCDLYAGSGSLGLEALSRGASQVHFVEKDFSVSRVLKENITSLNADDLCKVFKMDAVKFTKIEDHAQYNLILADPPFFKDDIHKVVENILSGDFLEEGGLMIVERSVQTKENDIENFKCEPFKKLGDSLIYRFVR
- the coaD gene encoding pantetheine-phosphate adenylyltransferase; translated protein: MAKVIYPGTFDPVTNGHIDIIKRAVELFEEVIVTVAKNPSKTCLFTVEERVEMLRESLKGFDRVKIDWFDGLVVEHARRSGAIGIIRGLRAVSDFEYEFQMALMNRKLADDITTILLMPHARYTYLNSTIVRNLSQFHGNVAEFVPPIVNAKLKAKFNTK
- a CDS encoding sodium:solute symporter family protein; its protein translation is MESLHGLGSATDWIVMFVYFFGIMLFGSYFAKYNRTTTDFFFGGRRFAWWLITVSIVATGVGSHSFVKYSAKGFEHGISSTMTYMNDWFFVPFFLFGWLPIVVYTKIRSIPEYFEKRFSPSVRRIATVFQLLYLIGYLGIGLLTLGKVFTPLLPAEINLLGLSIPVSLMGVIITIAIITGTYTTFGGQTAVIFTDLLQGLILLFAGFLIFLMGVNYVGGFESFWHLLPVEWRLPLADFNTPPDFNFVGIFWQDGVAGSVGFLFMNMGLIMRFMSAKSVDEGRKAAVFNVLFMLPLSAIVVGNAGWIGKAMAGMISSELSPNVNPDEVFIAVTHIIASQGVFGFVIAALTATLLSTVDSLINAIAAVYMNDVHHPLKKYFKKKVKSAEEEAKQELGAARIASVVITAIGVLATIPFSQYPTVYEAHGYFHSTLTPPLVTAIFLGIFWRKFTPAGVLATFLGGSSLMILGARYPGILITPFAHGTPLDPVHPYTYISALYNTFVCVAVAVVITLTFSWQKRIVNRLKKLDSHNNLMKVFFAVIVGSLIMVWFNIGGMYLLLATTFIMTVLVSLTAQYYIHFDPAVHTDGLTAWSLHRAKEIFKGGKINEREGEIVSVNWKLRNDDEDYVSLSLTDLKKMEAEEGDLVYVSDKRKYLGGLKSFHSKIGKSHDEAGVIYISREHKLTGQFQEGRILTAEKEM
- a CDS encoding peptidylprolyl isomerase, which gives rise to MAMMAKMRSLAPWFILLVGGLFVLFMVISDSGVLDFVQQQKQYIGSINGEDITYQEYSNLIERARQNQEQATGQAIDESQMDFFRDQVWDALITQKMIDEKVKEFGIVVTDEEIKNELMGPNPPAMLRQQFTDSTGNFNRQLYEQAMRDPRNKEIVIAVEDQIRQQFIQQKLQNYLFASITVSDEEAKDRFMQQNIKMKADYIMIDPNTIPQDQYTVTDSDIKKYYDENIDNYKIEPSRKIKYVLFRRQASRDDSVGVKKNLEAIVSKLKADTASFKSYVDIYSEQPYSKDTISLSSLPAEAKDALTKASKGDIVGPVSSFEGYIVYRYIDKIKSKQESVRASHILVRTTGNDSEDQKKANGIYNEIMKGANFEATAKAKSDDGSGSNGGDLGWASRGQWVKEFEEAAFNGKIGVVQKPVKSVFGYHIIKVTGRSNEDFVVEKIVNKVQISATTNDNLFQNASDFAYVAADNGFEAEAKILNYNVIETPPFTSETMAIPGVGINQALVKWAFDNNVGSVSEVFRVASGYVVATVSEVIKAGFKKFDDVKSLIKNDVMREKSFIKASELITQIRKSIGDGGDPQVAKNIWYAAKVDTTGEFTLMGNINGIGREIALAEYAGKAEFNKWSQPVKGNIGVYLINLRSRTSFDKSQFDAQKQVLRKNILDQKRNNYFNIWLQDLKKEADIVDNRYLFFR